The following are encoded together in the Kribbella sp. CA-293567 genome:
- a CDS encoding SWIM zinc finger family protein, giving the protein MSGEEARGFPAFPAQGGRRSTRGKSWWGRAWVQALEDTSLDSDQLRKGRRTANSGQVGTITISPGRLAATVYAPDDVYEAVVEVDRLDDDEWARFLDQVAARAGHIAALLDGEMPHDLVEAAADAGVPLLPGIGDLDPSCTCDGWELPCQHAAGLCYQAGWLLDEDPFVLLLLRGRSRETLLEDLQRRSSTAAAAVVAPPELEGVAATAAVSVAGDLPELPALPPKLSLEDLVVTGTQPLADLEPATLPLLVLDAARRARAQLNALLSGAPDPWILDEWQDSIRLAADYPVLRDRVAAAWDRPAAVALGVRAWSYGGAPGLDVLEHTWTPDPGEIARARTELQAAVDGDLQVTVDHNRLTTAGAVQVQTRLDRTGRWHPYQLIAGEWQPTGPPDRDPTAALAGPDGW; this is encoded by the coding sequence ATGAGCGGCGAAGAGGCGCGCGGGTTCCCTGCCTTCCCGGCGCAGGGCGGCCGACGCAGTACGCGCGGAAAGTCGTGGTGGGGCCGCGCCTGGGTGCAGGCGCTGGAGGACACCTCACTGGACTCGGACCAACTGCGGAAAGGACGCCGTACGGCGAACTCGGGGCAGGTCGGCACGATCACCATCAGTCCCGGACGGCTCGCGGCGACCGTGTACGCGCCGGACGACGTCTACGAGGCCGTCGTGGAGGTCGATCGGCTCGACGATGACGAGTGGGCGCGCTTCCTGGATCAGGTCGCGGCCCGGGCCGGCCACATCGCGGCGCTGCTGGACGGTGAGATGCCGCACGACCTGGTCGAGGCGGCCGCCGACGCCGGGGTTCCGCTGCTCCCCGGGATCGGTGATCTGGACCCGAGCTGCACCTGCGACGGGTGGGAGCTGCCCTGCCAGCATGCTGCCGGACTCTGCTACCAAGCGGGTTGGCTGCTGGACGAAGATCCTTTCGTTCTGCTGCTCCTTCGAGGGCGCTCGCGGGAGACGTTGCTCGAAGATCTCCAGCGACGTTCCTCGACGGCGGCTGCCGCTGTCGTCGCTCCACCAGAACTCGAAGGGGTGGCAGCCACTGCGGCGGTTTCGGTGGCCGGTGACCTCCCAGAGCTCCCTGCGCTCCCTCCCAAGCTCAGCCTCGAAGACCTGGTCGTCACCGGTACTCAACCGCTGGCCGACCTGGAGCCGGCGACCTTGCCGCTTCTCGTCCTCGACGCTGCCAGACGAGCCCGCGCCCAACTCAACGCCCTGCTCTCCGGCGCCCCCGATCCATGGATTCTCGACGAGTGGCAAGACAGCATCCGGCTGGCCGCCGACTATCCAGTACTGCGTGACCGCGTCGCCGCAGCCTGGGATCGGCCCGCGGCCGTTGCCCTCGGCGTCCGAGCCTGGTCATACGGCGGCGCTCCCGGCCTGGACGTCCTGGAGCACACCTGGACTCCCGACCCAGGTGAGATCGCGCGAGCCCGCACCGAACTCCAGGCTGCCGTCGACGGCGACCTGCAAGTCACCGTCGACCACAACCGCCTGACCACTGCCGGGGCCGTCCAGGTCCAGACCCGCTTGGACCGCACCGGCCGCTGGCATCCCTACCAGCTGATAGCCGGTGAATGGCAACCCACCGGCCCGCCCGACCGTGACCCCACCGCAGCCCTCGCCGGCCCGGACGGTTGGTGA